In a genomic window of Mastacembelus armatus chromosome 3, fMasArm1.2, whole genome shotgun sequence:
- the nod2 gene encoding nucleotide-binding oligomerization domain-containing protein 2 isoform X2, whose product MFVLDVSENGGWQSESMFAQDLVLKQRTEILHALCSSGSTEHLEKVLDILLAQGELTWEDYHNLRIPGIGSKLEKKEECESTSIQTLLTQRPGLVSKLQDCIDGALEALVESGHFTSGDCGEVQLPIHTPSQQARRLLDHVRSKGESAAKVVLQYIQQKQESVSPQNQEKLTTSRELLKYQKKLSSSVSAQSCFLSTYGGTSHMSLDDIYTEVQLELAHDHADVHRPLGLEDIIGSAGTVNEEADTVLVSGEAGSGKSTLLQKLHLLWARGTAFQDVFLLFPFSCRRLNSEQGELSVQELLFQHCCWPDREQEEIFQFILDHPHFILFAFDGLDELKQSFSDEHRLCCPTQRAPVHILLFNLIHGSLMKGVRKVVTSRPEAVGPLLKKYLCKEVFLKGFSPSGIDCFVRKHHSDSTVAAKVLESLQTNTALLGLCHSPVLCWIVSQCHKELLGCGDGSPQTITDVYLMILQHFLQHQSPLKSTIGLGWLQKHLKPVLHLGQLAFEGIETTYYIFSGTDLETCGVTEQDICMGFLIQSKDMTSTHSKCYEFLHVTMQCFFAALYIVLSSNTDRSTILKLFETQDMKETGLRSTCFRACLSSTDQHKHTVEGISTATETSNLQITATFVSGLLSQRHRSLWLHCCPTAMMEKRVRQVVRCLSKGMQKHFKSIPQPVEGEKKSMHAMPGFVWLIKCIYEMQESRIAKDALSKLEVDHLKLTYCNIGPVECTALAYVLQHLRNPVGLQLDNNSVGDVGVEQLLPCMHICKSLYLRNNNITDEGIGKLIAKGIQCDNFQKIALFNNKLTDACTQHFSHLLKTRQDFLSLRLGNNNITAEGAKQLAEGLKFNHSLQHLGLWGNNIGDAGAEALASALENSKSLVWLSLVGNGIGSTGARALANIVRNSTSLEELWLTENCITTAGVECLIQALKHNIRVKSVWLRNNDLSVEEVEEMTQRETRLIF is encoded by the exons ATGTTCGTGCTGGATGTCTCTGAAAATGGAGGCTGGCAATCAGAAAGCATGTTTGCACAGGATCTTGTACTGAAACAACGGACAGAGATACTGCATGCACTGTGCAGCAGCGGCTCAACTGAGCATCTGGAAAAGGTTCTGGATATACTACTGGCCCAGGGGGAGCTCACATGGGAGGACTACCACAACCTACGCATACCTG GAATCGGTTCAAAActtgaaaagaaagaagagtgtGAGAGCACATCTATTCAGACTCTTCTGACTCAAAGACCAGGACTTGTCAGCAAGCTTCAAGACTGTATTGATGGTGCTCTGGAAGCGCTGGTTGAGTCAGGACACTTCACCTCTGGAGACTGCGGTGAAGTGCAGCTGCCTATACACACCCCCTCTCAACAG GCAAGGCGTCTGCTTGACCATGTCAGATCAAAAGGTGAATCAGCGGCGAAAGTGGTACTGCAATACATTCAGCAAAAGCAGGAATCTGTATCCCCACAGAACCAGGAGAAACTGACTACTTCAAGAG AGCTCTTGAAGTACCAGAAGAAGTTGAGCAGTTCTGTGTCTGCCCAATCCTGCTTTCTTAGTACTTATGGAGGAACCAGTCACATGTCTCTGGATGACATCTACACTGAAGTCCAGCTGGAACTAGCTCATGACCATGCTGATGTGCACAGACCTTTGGGCCTGGAGGACATAATTGGTTCGGCGGGTACAGTTAATGAGGAGGCTGACACAGTGCTAGTATCTGGGGAGGCGGGCAGTGGGAAGAGCACTTTACTCCAGAAGCTACACTTGCTTTGGGCTCGGGGAACTGCCTTCCAGGATGTTTTCCTCTTATTCCCTTTCAGCTGTCGCAGGTTGAATTCAGAGCAAGGGGAACTGTCTGTCCAAGAGTTACTGTTTCAGCACTGCTGCTGGCCAGacagggagcaggaggagattTTCCAGTTTATCCTGGACCATCCGCATTTTATCCTCTTCGCATTTGATGGCCTGGATGAGCTCAAACAGAGCTTTTCCGATGAACACAGACTCTGCTGTCCCACCCAGCGTGCACCTGTTCACATACTATTGTTCAATCTGATCCACGGTTCTCTGATGAAGGGGGTGCGGAAAGTGGTCACTAGCCGCCCAGAAGCAGTTGGACCTTTGCTGAAGAAATACCTTTGCAAAGAGGTCTTCCTGAAAGGCTTTTCTCCAAGTGGGATTGACTGTTTCGTGAGGAAGCATCACAGTGACTCCACTGTGGCTGCTAAGGTGCTGGAGTCCctacagacaaacacagcttTGCTTGGGCTGTGTCACAGTCCAGTACTCTGTTGGATTGTCTCACAGTGCCACAAGGAGCTGCTGGGCTGTGGAGATGGCAGCCCGCAAACCATCACAGATGTATACCTGATGATCTTACAGCACTTTTTACAGCACCAGAGTCCACTGAAAAGCACCATAGGGTTAGGTTGGCTACAGAAGCACCTGAAACCAGTCTTGCATCTAGGACAGCTTGCCTTTGAGGGCATAGAAACCACCTATTACATCTTCTCGGGTACAGACCTGGAGACTTGTGGTGTAACTGAACAGGATATCTGCATGGGCTTTCTCATACAAAGCAAAGATATGACCTccacacacagtaaatgttaTGAATTCCTTCATGTTACTATGCAGTgcttttttgctgctttataCATTGTTTTGTCAAGCAATACTGACCGTTCAACTATCCTTAAGCTCTTTGAGACACAGGACATGAAAGAGACAGGTCTGAGAAGCACATGCTTCAGGGCCTGCTTATCCTCCActgaccaacacaaacacactgtagaAGGGATATCTACAGCAACAGAGACATCAAATCTGCAAATCACAGCCACCTTTGTGTCTGGACTTCTGTCACAGCGGCATCGAAGCCTGTGGCTCCACTGCTGCCCCACTGCTATGATGGAAAAAAGGGTCAGACAAGTGGTGAGGTGCCTGTCCAAAGGCATGCAGAAACACTTCAAGTCCATCCCTCAACCTGTAGAGGGGGAGAAGAAGAGCATGCATGCAATGCCAGGCTTTGTATGGCTGATCAAATGCATCTATGAGATGCAGGAAAGCAGAATTGCAAAAGATGCTCTGAGTAAGCTAGAGGTGGACCACCTGAAACTGACCTACTGTAACATTGGTCCTGTGGAGTGCACTGCACTAGCCTATGTGCTCCAGCATTTAAGGAACCCTGTAGGCCTACAGCTCGACAACAACTCTGTAGGCGACGTTGGTGTTGAGCAGCTTCTTCCCTGCATGCACATTTGTAAATCCCTGTA TCTGAGAAATAACAACATTACAGACGAGGGCATCGGCAAACTGATTGCTAAGGGTATCCAATGTGATAACTTCCAGAAAATTGC ACTATTCAACAACAAGCTAACTGATGCGTGCACCCAGCACTTTTCTCATCTTCTGAAGACCAGGCAGGATTTCCTTTCTCTAAG GCTGGGCAACAATAATATAACAGCAGAAGGAGCAAAGCAGCTGGCAGAGGGACTGAAATTCAATCATTCACTGCAGCATTTagg ACTTTGGGGCAATAATATAGGTGATGCAGGGGCAGAGGCCTTGGCTAGTGCCCTAGAAAACAGCAAGTCTCTAGTGTGGCTTAG CCTTGTAGGTAATGGAATAGGGAGTACAGGAGCACGTGCCCTCGCCAACATTGTCAGAAATAGCACATCACTGGAAGAGCTTTG GTTGACAGAGAACTGCATAACTACAGCAGGAGTGGAATGTCTGATTCAAGCCCTAAAACACAATATTCGTGTGAAATCAGTATG GTTGAGAAACAATGACCTGAGTGTGGAGGAGGTCGAAGAGATGACGCAGCGTGAAACCAGACTGATCTTCtga
- the nod2 gene encoding nucleotide-binding oligomerization domain-containing protein 2 isoform X1: protein MFVLDVSENGGWQSESMFAQDLVLKQRTEILHALCSSGSTEHLEKVLDILLAQGELTWEDYHNLRIPGRALYTSARQLLDLVHTKGVDTCRLFLAALEQVLPDGQVAGISFSGIGSKLEKKEECESTSIQTLLTQRPGLVSKLQDCIDGALEALVESGHFTSGDCGEVQLPIHTPSQQARRLLDHVRSKGESAAKVVLQYIQQKQESVSPQNQEKLTTSRELLKYQKKLSSSVSAQSCFLSTYGGTSHMSLDDIYTEVQLELAHDHADVHRPLGLEDIIGSAGTVNEEADTVLVSGEAGSGKSTLLQKLHLLWARGTAFQDVFLLFPFSCRRLNSEQGELSVQELLFQHCCWPDREQEEIFQFILDHPHFILFAFDGLDELKQSFSDEHRLCCPTQRAPVHILLFNLIHGSLMKGVRKVVTSRPEAVGPLLKKYLCKEVFLKGFSPSGIDCFVRKHHSDSTVAAKVLESLQTNTALLGLCHSPVLCWIVSQCHKELLGCGDGSPQTITDVYLMILQHFLQHQSPLKSTIGLGWLQKHLKPVLHLGQLAFEGIETTYYIFSGTDLETCGVTEQDICMGFLIQSKDMTSTHSKCYEFLHVTMQCFFAALYIVLSSNTDRSTILKLFETQDMKETGLRSTCFRACLSSTDQHKHTVEGISTATETSNLQITATFVSGLLSQRHRSLWLHCCPTAMMEKRVRQVVRCLSKGMQKHFKSIPQPVEGEKKSMHAMPGFVWLIKCIYEMQESRIAKDALSKLEVDHLKLTYCNIGPVECTALAYVLQHLRNPVGLQLDNNSVGDVGVEQLLPCMHICKSLYLRNNNITDEGIGKLIAKGIQCDNFQKIALFNNKLTDACTQHFSHLLKTRQDFLSLRLGNNNITAEGAKQLAEGLKFNHSLQHLGLWGNNIGDAGAEALASALENSKSLVWLSLVGNGIGSTGARALANIVRNSTSLEELWLTENCITTAGVECLIQALKHNIRVKSVWLRNNDLSVEEVEEMTQRETRLIF from the exons ATGTTCGTGCTGGATGTCTCTGAAAATGGAGGCTGGCAATCAGAAAGCATGTTTGCACAGGATCTTGTACTGAAACAACGGACAGAGATACTGCATGCACTGTGCAGCAGCGGCTCAACTGAGCATCTGGAAAAGGTTCTGGATATACTACTGGCCCAGGGGGAGCTCACATGGGAGGACTACCACAACCTACGCATACCTGGTAGGGCACTGTATACCAGTGCCAGACAGTTGCTCGACCTGGTTCATACAAAGGGTGTGGACACATGTAGGCTCTTCCTCGCTGCTCTCGAACAAGTTCTGCCTGATGGGCAAGTAGCTGGCATCTCCTTCTCAGGAATCGGTTCAAAActtgaaaagaaagaagagtgtGAGAGCACATCTATTCAGACTCTTCTGACTCAAAGACCAGGACTTGTCAGCAAGCTTCAAGACTGTATTGATGGTGCTCTGGAAGCGCTGGTTGAGTCAGGACACTTCACCTCTGGAGACTGCGGTGAAGTGCAGCTGCCTATACACACCCCCTCTCAACAG GCAAGGCGTCTGCTTGACCATGTCAGATCAAAAGGTGAATCAGCGGCGAAAGTGGTACTGCAATACATTCAGCAAAAGCAGGAATCTGTATCCCCACAGAACCAGGAGAAACTGACTACTTCAAGAG AGCTCTTGAAGTACCAGAAGAAGTTGAGCAGTTCTGTGTCTGCCCAATCCTGCTTTCTTAGTACTTATGGAGGAACCAGTCACATGTCTCTGGATGACATCTACACTGAAGTCCAGCTGGAACTAGCTCATGACCATGCTGATGTGCACAGACCTTTGGGCCTGGAGGACATAATTGGTTCGGCGGGTACAGTTAATGAGGAGGCTGACACAGTGCTAGTATCTGGGGAGGCGGGCAGTGGGAAGAGCACTTTACTCCAGAAGCTACACTTGCTTTGGGCTCGGGGAACTGCCTTCCAGGATGTTTTCCTCTTATTCCCTTTCAGCTGTCGCAGGTTGAATTCAGAGCAAGGGGAACTGTCTGTCCAAGAGTTACTGTTTCAGCACTGCTGCTGGCCAGacagggagcaggaggagattTTCCAGTTTATCCTGGACCATCCGCATTTTATCCTCTTCGCATTTGATGGCCTGGATGAGCTCAAACAGAGCTTTTCCGATGAACACAGACTCTGCTGTCCCACCCAGCGTGCACCTGTTCACATACTATTGTTCAATCTGATCCACGGTTCTCTGATGAAGGGGGTGCGGAAAGTGGTCACTAGCCGCCCAGAAGCAGTTGGACCTTTGCTGAAGAAATACCTTTGCAAAGAGGTCTTCCTGAAAGGCTTTTCTCCAAGTGGGATTGACTGTTTCGTGAGGAAGCATCACAGTGACTCCACTGTGGCTGCTAAGGTGCTGGAGTCCctacagacaaacacagcttTGCTTGGGCTGTGTCACAGTCCAGTACTCTGTTGGATTGTCTCACAGTGCCACAAGGAGCTGCTGGGCTGTGGAGATGGCAGCCCGCAAACCATCACAGATGTATACCTGATGATCTTACAGCACTTTTTACAGCACCAGAGTCCACTGAAAAGCACCATAGGGTTAGGTTGGCTACAGAAGCACCTGAAACCAGTCTTGCATCTAGGACAGCTTGCCTTTGAGGGCATAGAAACCACCTATTACATCTTCTCGGGTACAGACCTGGAGACTTGTGGTGTAACTGAACAGGATATCTGCATGGGCTTTCTCATACAAAGCAAAGATATGACCTccacacacagtaaatgttaTGAATTCCTTCATGTTACTATGCAGTgcttttttgctgctttataCATTGTTTTGTCAAGCAATACTGACCGTTCAACTATCCTTAAGCTCTTTGAGACACAGGACATGAAAGAGACAGGTCTGAGAAGCACATGCTTCAGGGCCTGCTTATCCTCCActgaccaacacaaacacactgtagaAGGGATATCTACAGCAACAGAGACATCAAATCTGCAAATCACAGCCACCTTTGTGTCTGGACTTCTGTCACAGCGGCATCGAAGCCTGTGGCTCCACTGCTGCCCCACTGCTATGATGGAAAAAAGGGTCAGACAAGTGGTGAGGTGCCTGTCCAAAGGCATGCAGAAACACTTCAAGTCCATCCCTCAACCTGTAGAGGGGGAGAAGAAGAGCATGCATGCAATGCCAGGCTTTGTATGGCTGATCAAATGCATCTATGAGATGCAGGAAAGCAGAATTGCAAAAGATGCTCTGAGTAAGCTAGAGGTGGACCACCTGAAACTGACCTACTGTAACATTGGTCCTGTGGAGTGCACTGCACTAGCCTATGTGCTCCAGCATTTAAGGAACCCTGTAGGCCTACAGCTCGACAACAACTCTGTAGGCGACGTTGGTGTTGAGCAGCTTCTTCCCTGCATGCACATTTGTAAATCCCTGTA TCTGAGAAATAACAACATTACAGACGAGGGCATCGGCAAACTGATTGCTAAGGGTATCCAATGTGATAACTTCCAGAAAATTGC ACTATTCAACAACAAGCTAACTGATGCGTGCACCCAGCACTTTTCTCATCTTCTGAAGACCAGGCAGGATTTCCTTTCTCTAAG GCTGGGCAACAATAATATAACAGCAGAAGGAGCAAAGCAGCTGGCAGAGGGACTGAAATTCAATCATTCACTGCAGCATTTagg ACTTTGGGGCAATAATATAGGTGATGCAGGGGCAGAGGCCTTGGCTAGTGCCCTAGAAAACAGCAAGTCTCTAGTGTGGCTTAG CCTTGTAGGTAATGGAATAGGGAGTACAGGAGCACGTGCCCTCGCCAACATTGTCAGAAATAGCACATCACTGGAAGAGCTTTG GTTGACAGAGAACTGCATAACTACAGCAGGAGTGGAATGTCTGATTCAAGCCCTAAAACACAATATTCGTGTGAAATCAGTATG GTTGAGAAACAATGACCTGAGTGTGGAGGAGGTCGAAGAGATGACGCAGCGTGAAACCAGACTGATCTTCtga